The following are encoded together in the Phormidium ambiguum IAM M-71 genome:
- the ftsH gene encoding ATP-dependent zinc metalloprotease FtsH — translation MKTAVRSHSAYSKFIEQVESSQVQRVAIKPDFSQGRTASYRIEYSLKPEFGTQDYYTNFTGKVEELTNLLQSHGVEFVPPNSENTAGILGLLLSTGVLMGLFAWLLKLTSTGGSIGVGMGLGKSNARVYSRGKTGTNFADVAGVDEAKQELQEVVDFLANGEKYRKIGAKIPKGVLLVGPPGTGKTMLAKAVAGEAGVPFINMSGSEFVEVFVGVGASRVRDLFNQAKRQAPCIIFIDELDAIGKTRSGGVPNGGNDEREQTLNQLLTEMDGFNGNDGVIVIAATNRPEILDPALRRPGRFDRQVLVDRPDKSGRLEILKVHARAITLGEDVDLKVIAAQTAGFVGADLANLVNEAALMAARNNRQAVLMADFKEAIERVIAGLEKRSRILTPTERQTVAYHEVGHALVGALMPGGDKVTKISIVPRGLGALGYTLQMPSDDRFLMLEDELRGKLATLLGGRSAEEIIFGKVSTGASDDIQKATDLAERAVTQYGMSSVLGPIAFEKNAAQFLEGGSSRRAISTEVATEIDRQVKQSIDKAHDLALEILRLNRGLLEYTTQLLLEKEVLEGEELQAILAQVKAPDGLNTWLMKG, via the coding sequence TCACTGGAAAGGTAGAAGAATTAACTAATTTATTGCAAAGTCATGGTGTAGAATTTGTTCCACCAAACTCTGAGAATACCGCAGGTATCTTAGGTTTACTCCTTTCTACTGGAGTACTCATGGGTCTTTTTGCCTGGTTGTTGAAACTCACCAGTACGGGCGGTAGTATTGGCGTGGGTATGGGTTTGGGCAAAAGTAATGCCCGAGTCTACAGTCGAGGCAAAACGGGAACGAATTTTGCTGATGTCGCGGGTGTGGATGAGGCGAAGCAAGAATTGCAAGAAGTGGTTGATTTCCTGGCTAATGGGGAGAAATACCGCAAAATTGGGGCGAAAATTCCTAAAGGTGTGCTTTTAGTTGGCCCTCCGGGTACTGGTAAGACCATGCTTGCGAAAGCTGTTGCAGGTGAAGCGGGTGTTCCCTTCATAAATATGTCTGGTTCCGAATTTGTGGAAGTCTTCGTCGGCGTGGGTGCTTCACGGGTGCGCGATTTGTTTAATCAAGCGAAAAGGCAAGCGCCTTGTATTATCTTTATTGATGAACTGGATGCGATCGGTAAAACTCGCAGCGGTGGAGTTCCCAATGGCGGTAATGATGAACGGGAACAGACTTTAAACCAATTATTGACGGAAATGGACGGTTTTAACGGGAATGATGGCGTTATCGTGATTGCAGCCACTAATCGCCCTGAAATCCTTGACCCTGCTTTACGTCGTCCCGGTCGTTTCGATCGCCAAGTGTTAGTCGATCGTCCTGATAAAAGCGGTAGATTGGAGATTCTGAAGGTTCATGCGCGTGCAATAACTCTGGGTGAAGATGTAGATTTGAAAGTCATCGCTGCTCAAACGGCTGGTTTTGTTGGTGCTGATTTAGCTAATCTGGTTAATGAAGCGGCGCTGATGGCTGCACGCAATAATCGTCAAGCGGTTTTGATGGCAGATTTCAAGGAAGCGATCGAACGGGTAATTGCTGGATTGGAGAAACGCTCTCGAATTCTTACCCCAACTGAGCGACAAACTGTAGCTTATCACGAAGTCGGTCATGCTTTGGTCGGCGCACTAATGCCTGGTGGTGATAAGGTGACAAAAATATCAATTGTGCCTCGCGGTTTGGGGGCTTTGGGTTATACTTTGCAAATGCCTTCTGACGATCGCTTTTTGATGCTTGAAGATGAGTTGCGTGGGAAACTGGCGACTTTGTTGGGTGGGCGATCGGCTGAGGAGATTATTTTTGGTAAGGTTTCTACAGGGGCTAGTGATGATATTCAAAAAGCGACGGATCTAGCCGAACGTGCGGTGACGCAGTATGGTATGAGTAGTGTTCTTGGGCCGATCGCTTTTGAAAAGAATGCCGCGCAGTTCTTGGAAGGTGGTAGTTCTCGTCGGGCGATTAGTACAGAGGTGGCTACGGAGATCGATCGTCAAGTGAAACAAAGCATTGATAAAGCTCACGATCTAGCATTAGAAATTCTCCGACTTAATCGTGGTTTGTTGGAATATACTACCCAACTTTTGTTAGAAAAAGAAGTGTTAGAAGGTGAAGAACTGCAAGCAATTTTAGCTCAGGTAAAAGCACCAGATGGATTGAATACTTGGTTAATGAAAGGTTAA